A window of bacterium genomic DNA:
GTGAGTTTCTTGAGGATATTGGTACCCTCTTCAAAAAGTACGAGAGAATCTTCAAGAGGGGTTTCACCCGATTCGAGTTTCGCCACGATCTCTTCAAGATCTGTCAGCCTTTTTTCGAACTTTTTGTCATCCTTACCCGAACTCACCAATATCAACCTCTCTGGAAATGGATTGTTGTCTGAAGATGAAGAACAGTAACGGTATCATGAAACAACGTCAACGGGGAAGCAGGACTGTGTCAAAATCAGGAGTCAGGAGCCAGGAGTCAGGAGCCGGAATCTAGGAGCCAGAATTGATTTCCTGCTCTGAAAAGTTCACCCTCCTGAACCTTCTACAAGCACCTGTACCTCAGAGTAGAGGGGATTTATTCGCCTGACTCTGCGGCAAGTTCGCGCAACCGGGCTATTCTGTTTTCCGGCGCCGGGTGGGTGGACAGGAATTCGGGTCCGCCCCCGTCCAGTCCTTTCTCCTCAACCCGTGACAGAAAGGCGATCATGGGCCTGACACCGTGTTCTGTATCAACCATCCATCGGAAAGCCGTGTCGTCCGCTTCCTGTTCAAACCCCCTGGAATAGGTGGATTTCAGAAGCAGGGCCGGGAGCGCTCCTGCCGCCGACGTGATTGAGATCACGTCCCCCACGGTCACTGAAATCAGCATAAACACCCCGGCACTTTGAAGAACGGTCCGCACAGCGTGGCGCTTCTGGAGATGTGCCAGTTCATGGGCAACAACACCCAGGATCTCTCCATCGCTCTGGACAAAAAAGACCAGTTCATCGGTTAAAACCACGGTGTCCCCTGGCAGGGCGAAGGCGTTGGGACCGAAGGGGCTTTTCCTGAATTCAAAAGCACGGGGCTCGGGTGCGCCGGTTTGGTGAACGAACTCTTCCACCATGGCCCGGATATGTTCCTGTTTTTCTTCGGCAAGCTCCGTGGGCTTAAAAAAGTGACGGTCGGCGGTCTCCAGGACTCCTTTTCCCATTGCCTGGTTCGCATTTTCCGGCATGGAAAATGCCGCCACCCGGGCCAGGTAGGGGATCCCCCAGACTGAGAAACATACGACCATAACAATAGTGACCCCCACCGCGACGGCAGCCAGCTTCCAGTGACTTTCCAGCCAATGGACGAACCTGAACCCCCCCGTGCCTCCCCGTAATTTTTCCAGGGCAGCGAACGCCTGCCGATCCTCCGTATCCAGGCGGCCTCCCCCTGGCGCATAGAGTGTACGACGGGTGTTTCCAAGTGCCGGTTCTATTGTGCAGTTTCCGAGGTCGATATCCAGATGCAGGGTCTCACCCCGCACCCTCAACGACCCACCCGTCAGGCTCACTGTCACCTCGTGAGCCCTGGAACTCTTACCGTCAAAGTATGTGCCAGTAAAGGTGATCACCATCCGGGCAAGGTAACATGAAATATACCGGAGGTACAAAAAACAGAATGCAGAATGTAGAATGTAGAAAGAGATCATTTCATCTCGTTTAGTTGTCAGGGTCAGTAGGCGATTTTCTTCTACGTTCTCGATTCTACGTTCTACATTCTGCCCATCTCTTGACATCCACGTATCTTACGCATATTCTTCCCCTTCAAATTGGATTTTGCGGCAATGAAGGGGACAGTACCTGTTCCGACCCAGGTTCCCAGCGATCCGGGGGCGGTGAAAGCCCGGAAACCGGTGGGACAGAGAAGATCACCCCTGAGCCGTCACGCCGAAAGTTTGATGTAGGCGTGACCGGGTGCGCCCGTTACAGCGCCAGAGGGGTCCGGCCGCACTGACAGTGTGCCCGGGCAACCGGGGTGGTACCGCGGAATAATCCGTCCCTGGAGGGGCGGATTTTTATTTCTGGACGCAGGACGCAGGACGCAGGACGCAGGACGCAGGACGCAGGACGCAGGACGCAGGACGCAGGACGCAGGACGCAGAAAAGACAAAACCATATACTGACAGCTGTCAACTGGACATTCTTGGATTTTGGACCCTGGATTTTAAATTCAATCTGAAATCTGGGATATGAGATCTGAGATTGTGAGTTAATAATGACCGACGAGAAAAAGAGTTACAAAGACACCCTCAACCTGCCCAAGACGGAGTTTCCCATGCGGGGCAACCTTCAGGTCAAGGAACCTGAGAGGCTGGGCAGGTGGAAGGAACTGGACCTCTACAAAAAGATACTGGCCGACAGAGTAAATTCTCCCGTCTATACCCTCCACGACGGACCACCCTACGCCAACGGCAACATCCACATGGGAACGGCCCTCAACAAGATCCTCAAGGATTTTGTGGTCAAATCCAAGTGGATGTCAGGCATGTATTCCCACTATGTTCCCGGCTGGGACTGCCACGGTCTGCCCATCGAGCACAAAGTGGATTCCGAGCTAAAAGCCAGGGAAAAGGGCCTCTCGGCCGTTGAGATAAGGCGTGCTTGCAGGGAATATGCCCATAAATACGTCGACATACAGCGGGAAGAGTTCAAACGTCTTGGTGTCTTCGGTGACTGGGAAAACCCCTACCTCACCATGGCCCACCACTACGAAGCCAGGATCACGAGGGAGTTTGGCAGCTTCATCGAAAAGGGCCTCGTTTACAAACGCAAGAAACCGGTGCACTGGTGCTCTACCTGTAGTACAGCCCTGGCTGAAGCGGAAGTGGAGCACCACGACCATACCTCTCCAAGCATCTACGTTAAATTTCCTTTCATAGACGACCCATCCGGGCTGATCCCGGAACTTGCCGGTATACAGACAGAGGTTGTCATCTGGACGACAACGCCCTGGACCATCCCGGCCAACCTCGCCATCGCTTTTCACCCTGATCTCACCTACGTAGCCATTTGTGTGAACGATAAAGCTCTCATCGTAGCCGAGGAGTTGGCGGCGAGCGTCGCCGAGGCCGCGGGGCTTGAGCACACTGAACCCATTGCCCGCTTCCAGGGCCGTATCCTGGAAGGGCTCAAGACCAGACACCCCCTGTATGACAGGGAGTCGATCATTGTTCTGGCGGACTATGTCACCCTCGAGGCGGGAACAGGTTGTGTCCATACGGCTCCCGGGCACGGACAGGACGACTACGAAACAGGGCTGAGATACGACCTGGAGGTATACGCTCCGGTTGACGATAATGGCCGGTTCACCCAGGAAGTGGAATTCTTCGCTGGCACACCGGTGTTCGATGCCAACAAGGATGTGATCCGGAAGCTCGAGGAGACAGGTGCCCTGCTGGCTGCATCGACCATCAAGCACACCTACCCTCACTGTTGGCGCTGTCAATCACCTATCATTTTCCGTGCGACGGAACAGTGGTTCATCTCTATGGATCAGGGGGATCTCAGAACAAAGGCTCTGGAGGAGATCAACAACGTTTCCTGGATCCCGGAGTGGGGACAGCAGCGTCTTTACTTCATGATCGAGAACCGCCCGGATTGGTGTATTTCCAGGCAGCGGTCCTGGGGATCGCCTGTCACCATATTCTACTGCGAATCTTGCGAAGAGACCCTCATGAGCAAGGATATCTGCAACCATGTGGCCGACCTCATGGAAAAGAGCGGGGCCGACATCTGGTACTCCGGGGAAACTATCGACCTGCTGCCTCCCGGTACTCAATGCCCCTCTTGCCAGGGCACATCCTTCCGCAAGGATATGAACATTCTGGACGTGTGGTTTGACTCAGGAGTAAGCCACGCAGCAGTGCTCGAGGATCGCGATGACCTGACCTGGCCGAGCAATATGTACCTCGAGGGGTCCGACCAGCACCGGGGGTGGTTCCACAGTTCTCTTCTCGCCTCTGTCGGGACCAGGGGGAAAGCTCCCTTCAAAGAGGTCCTGACCCACGGTTACGTTGTGGACGGCAACGGACGGAAAATGTCCAAATCCATGGGCAACGTCATCTCACCCCAGGACATCGCAGACAAAAGCGGCGCGGAGATCATCCGCCTGTGGGTCGCAGCTGAAGATTACAGGGACGATATCAGGATCTCCCAGGAGATCCTTCAGCGCCTGTCAGAGGCTTACAGACGCATTCGTAACACATGCCGGTATTTATTGGGGAACCTGGAAGGCTTCGACCCGGAAAAAGACACGGTCCCCTTCGAAGATATGGAGGAAATGGACCGCTGGGCCATGCTGCGACTCTCCCAGGTTACCAGACGGATCCTGGGAGCCTACGACAAATACCAGTACCACACGGTATTCCACACACTGCACAACTTCTGCGTTGTGGATCTTTCCAACTTCTACCTCGACGTGCTCAAGGACAGGATGTACGCTTCGGTTCAGGGAGGACAACTGCGTCGTTCGGCCCAGACAGTGTTTTTCCATCTCACAGAAGGCATCGTGAAGCTCATGGCACCGATCCTCTCCTTTACCGCCGAAGAGGTTTGGGAATACCTGCCGGGCATTCGTCCTGAAAGTGTCTTCCTTTCGCGGTTCCCCACTCCCCAGGACAAGTGGGAAGACCCCGCTCTGGAGAATCGGTACCTGGAACTTCTCCGGATCAGGGATGTGGCCACCAAGGCCCTGGAGGAGATGAGACAGACCAAGAAAATAGGCAACTCCCTCGAGGCAGAGGTGACAATTCACTGTGTGAAGCCTGAGACAGTGGATTTTCTCCTCTCCTTTGGACCGGCCCTGGCAGACCTCTTCATTGTTTCCAAAACTGTGGTTAATCTAACGGAGGTTCTCCCCGAGGGGTCCATCCAGGATGAACGCACCCAGGGCGTAGGGGTCCAGGTGGCGAGAACCTCCTGGGCAAAATGCGAGCGATGCTGGAAGTTCACAGCGGATGTGGGAGATTCTCAGGATCACCCGACGATCTGCGGGCGATGTACCCAGGTATTGGAGCAGGGATGATCCGGGACACCATCCTTTTCATAACGATTATCACGGCTGACCGGATAACCAAGGTGATCGTTCCCTATTTCATGGACCTGAACCAATCCATACCGGTGATCCCCAACCTGTTCAACTTTACCTACGTAAAGAACACCGGCGGCGCCTTTGGGATACTGGCCTCCTGGGACAGTCCCATGCGAAGAGGCTTTTTCATCATTGCATCTTTAGCTGCCATCGTGCTGTTATGGTTCCTGTACAGACAGGCCGCTTCAAGCTCTTCCCGGATGCTCAGGATCTCTCTGGTATCCATCGGAGGGGGAGCCTTCGGTAACCTTTATGACAGAGCTGTATCCGGTGGGGTGGTGGACTTTCTGGACCTTTACGTAGGCAGCTACCACTGGCCAGCCTTCAACATCGCCGACTCTGCCATCAGCCTGGGAGCGGTACTTCTGGCCTACTGCTATTTCACCGGAGAGGCCCAAATGCTTGACGGCAGACAGGATCCTGATGTTTCCTGAACTTCTTTCGATAGGACCGCTGACTATCCACACCTATGGACTGATGGTCGCCCTTGGCATCCTGGCAGGCGTCGGGCTCGCCGAATACCTGCATCGCAGTTCCGGAGGCGAACCGGGCCGTGTCGTTGACATGGCGCTCATCGTCGTCATATGCGGTCTCATCGGCGCCAGGATCCTCTTCATCCTCATAAACTTCGGATATTACGCCTCAAACCCCATGGAAACCATTATGGTGTGGAAAGGGGGGCTGGTCTTCTACGGCGGCCTGCTGGGCGGAATACTGGCCCTTCTGGGATGTATCAGGTTTTACCGTCTGCCCCTCTGGCCTATGCTGGACATCGGTGCCGCCGCCATTGCCCTGGGGCACGCCATGGGCAGATTGGGCTGCTTTACAGCCGGGTGCTGTTATGGACGACTTTCGGACCTTCCATGGGCAGTGACCTTTACCGATCCAAGGTGCCTGGCGGTGGAGGTTCTGAACCTCCCCGTCCATCCAACCCAGCTCTATTCCTTCTTCTTCCTCATGGGGCTGACCGTGTTCCTCGTCTGGCTTCATCCCAGGAAAAAGTTCCCCGGTCAGGGCGCTGCTGCGTACCTCATCCTTTACGGTCTTTTCCGTTTCAGTGTGGAGTTTCTCCGGTCTGACCCCAGGGGAACCTGGTCCTTCATGAACACCACCCTCGCCACGAGCCAGTGGATCAGCCTGGTATCTGTTTTTACCGGCGTGCTTATCTACATACTTTTATCTAGCCAGCTAAAACAAAGAAAAGCCTCCGTATAACCTATTGGAGGCTTTTCGTATCGGTGTGTCGGTGTATCGGCGTATCGGAGAGTTGGTTTTCGGCAATATAGTTGAAATCTTCTCGCCAACTTCTTCTGTCCCCGTTCACAGAATCGCCGTTTCCTAATGCTTTTTGCGTTTTTTTCTCCGTTACCCCGACACCCCCATACTCCAATACCTGTCGACTTTAAATAGCGGAAGGGGGAGCCGCTTGCGCGACCCCCCCTCCCGTCCCTGAGACGGCCAGGAAACTATTGTAATGGTCGCGACAGTCCGTGCGGGACTCTCGCTCTACGGAAACCGAAAAGCGTGGTTTCCGGTTTCCTCACGGATCAATGAGATCCCTTTCAATCATTGATCCGGGCGCCTTTCCCGGGCGCGGTGACGATACCCCTTAACTATCGAAGTACAGTGCGAACTCGTGAGGATGGGGCCTCATGTTGATTGCGTCCACCTCGTTCTCCCTCTTGTAGCTTATCCACATATCGATGAGATCCGGTGTGAATACGTCGCCCTTGAGGAGGAAATCGTGGTCCTTCTCAAGGTGGTCCAGGGCCTCAGCCAGGGATCCAGGGGCCAAGGGGATATTTGCCATTTCCTCGGGAGACAGCCCGTAGATGTTCTTGTCCAGAGGCTCACCTGGATCGATCCTGTTCTCGATGCCGTCCAGGCCAGCCATGAGCTGGGCTGCAAATGCCAGGTAACCGTTACATGTCGGGTCAGGGGTCCGATATTCTACTCTTTTAGCCTTCGGACTTGCCGAGTACATGGGGAGCCTTATGGCAGCACTTCTGTTGCGAGAGGAATAAACCAGGTTGATGGGTGCCTCGTAACCGGGAACCAGCCGCTTGTAGGAGTTGGTCGTGGGGTTTGTCAGGGCACACAGGGCCGGAGCGTGCTTCAGTAATCCGCCCATGTAGTGCATTGCCATCTCGCTGATCCCGCCGTACTTGTCACCTGCGAAGAGGGGTTTGCCGTCTTTCCAGATGCTCTGATGCGTGTGCATCCCGGAGCCGTTGTCCCCAAAAATGGGCTTGGGCATGAAGGTTGCCGTTTTCCCGTGCTTCCTGGCAACGTTCTTGACCACATACTTGAACCTCATGAGGTTGTCAGCGCACTGGACGAGGGGAGCGTACTTCATGTCGATCTCCGCTTGCCCGGCGGTGGCCACCTCGTGGTGCTCTGCCTCGATCTCGATCCCGTAAGTATCCTGGAGGATCTGGACCATTTCCATCCTGATGTCGGTCTGGCTGTCGTTTGGAGGGGCGGGGAAGTAACCGCCGCCGTGCTTGGCCTTGTAACCCAGGTTGGGGCCTTCCTCACTGCCGGTGTTCCAACAGCCCTCCACCGAATCGATGTAGTAGTACCCCGAGTGAGCGTTCTGGTCGAAACGGATGCCGTCGAAGATAAAGAACTCGGCCTCGGGACCGAAGAAGGCCGTGTCGCCTATCCCCGTGGACTTAAGGTACACCTCTGCTTTCTGGGCCACGTGACGAGGATCCCTGGAATAGGGCTCCTTGGTGATGGGATCGAAGATGTTGCAGATCATGGACATGGTAGGTACATACGTCAGGAAGGGGTCTATCATTACGGTGGACGCATCCGGGATGACCAGCATATCGCTGGCGTGGATGGGCTGCCACCCACGAATAGAGGAACCATCGAAACCGAACCCCTCTTCAAAGCTGCTCTCCTCAAGCTGTTGGATGGGCACACTGAAGTGCTGCCATGTACCAGGCAGATCCATGAACTTGAGATCTACCATTTTGATGCCTTTTTCCTTCGCTAATTCCAGTACCGCTTTGGGTGTCATATCTACCTCCGTCTTTTAATTGTCCCTTATGCTCAGGGCAGTTCTTGATCAATTCCCGGGATATTATCTTTAACCTGCTGTCTTGCGAGCAGGTTAAAGATCAGATAGCCTCTTCCCCGGTCTCCCCGGTGCGAATCCGTATTGTGTCCTCAACAGGTATGACGAAGATCTTGCCATCTCCTATCCTTCCAGTCTTGGCCGCCTTGGCCACTGCATCGAGGACTTTGTCCAGGATCTCATCCTGGAC
This region includes:
- the xseB gene encoding exodeoxyribonuclease VII small subunit yields the protein MSSGKDDKKFEKRLTDLEEIVAKLESGETPLEDSLVLFEEGTNILKKLTHILEEAERKVEVLTRDMSGSLVTEPFEEEEDK
- a CDS encoding M48 family metallopeptidase; protein product: MSLTGGSLRVRGETLHLDIDLGNCTIEPALGNTRRTLYAPGGGRLDTEDRQAFAALEKLRGGTGGFRFVHWLESHWKLAAVAVGVTIVMVVCFSVWGIPYLARVAAFSMPENANQAMGKGVLETADRHFFKPTELAEEKQEHIRAMVEEFVHQTGAPEPRAFEFRKSPFGPNAFALPGDTVVLTDELVFFVQSDGEILGVVAHELAHLQKRHAVRTVLQSAGVFMLISVTVGDVISITSAAGALPALLLKSTYSRGFEQEADDTAFRWMVDTEHGVRPMIAFLSRVEEKGLDGGGPEFLSTHPAPENRIARLRELAAESGE
- the ileS gene encoding isoleucine--tRNA ligase codes for the protein MTDEKKSYKDTLNLPKTEFPMRGNLQVKEPERLGRWKELDLYKKILADRVNSPVYTLHDGPPYANGNIHMGTALNKILKDFVVKSKWMSGMYSHYVPGWDCHGLPIEHKVDSELKAREKGLSAVEIRRACREYAHKYVDIQREEFKRLGVFGDWENPYLTMAHHYEARITREFGSFIEKGLVYKRKKPVHWCSTCSTALAEAEVEHHDHTSPSIYVKFPFIDDPSGLIPELAGIQTEVVIWTTTPWTIPANLAIAFHPDLTYVAICVNDKALIVAEELAASVAEAAGLEHTEPIARFQGRILEGLKTRHPLYDRESIIVLADYVTLEAGTGCVHTAPGHGQDDYETGLRYDLEVYAPVDDNGRFTQEVEFFAGTPVFDANKDVIRKLEETGALLAASTIKHTYPHCWRCQSPIIFRATEQWFISMDQGDLRTKALEEINNVSWIPEWGQQRLYFMIENRPDWCISRQRSWGSPVTIFYCESCEETLMSKDICNHVADLMEKSGADIWYSGETIDLLPPGTQCPSCQGTSFRKDMNILDVWFDSGVSHAAVLEDRDDLTWPSNMYLEGSDQHRGWFHSSLLASVGTRGKAPFKEVLTHGYVVDGNGRKMSKSMGNVISPQDIADKSGAEIIRLWVAAEDYRDDIRISQEILQRLSEAYRRIRNTCRYLLGNLEGFDPEKDTVPFEDMEEMDRWAMLRLSQVTRRILGAYDKYQYHTVFHTLHNFCVVDLSNFYLDVLKDRMYASVQGGQLRRSAQTVFFHLTEGIVKLMAPILSFTAEEVWEYLPGIRPESVFLSRFPTPQDKWEDPALENRYLELLRIRDVATKALEEMRQTKKIGNSLEAEVTIHCVKPETVDFLLSFGPALADLFIVSKTVVNLTEVLPEGSIQDERTQGVGVQVARTSWAKCERCWKFTADVGDSQDHPTICGRCTQVLEQG
- the lspA gene encoding signal peptidase II, which gives rise to MIRDTILFITIITADRITKVIVPYFMDLNQSIPVIPNLFNFTYVKNTGGAFGILASWDSPMRRGFFIIASLAAIVLLWFLYRQAASSSSRMLRISLVSIGGGAFGNLYDRAVSGGVVDFLDLYVGSYHWPAFNIADSAISLGAVLLAYCYFTGEAQMLDGRQDPDVS
- the lgt gene encoding prolipoprotein diacylglyceryl transferase, producing MFPELLSIGPLTIHTYGLMVALGILAGVGLAEYLHRSSGGEPGRVVDMALIVVICGLIGARILFILINFGYYASNPMETIMVWKGGLVFYGGLLGGILALLGCIRFYRLPLWPMLDIGAAAIALGHAMGRLGCFTAGCCYGRLSDLPWAVTFTDPRCLAVEVLNLPVHPTQLYSFFFLMGLTVFLVWLHPRKKFPGQGAAAYLILYGLFRFSVEFLRSDPRGTWSFMNTTLATSQWISLVSVFTGVLIYILLSSQLKQRKASV
- the glnA gene encoding type I glutamate--ammonia ligase, with translation MTPKAVLELAKEKGIKMVDLKFMDLPGTWQHFSVPIQQLEESSFEEGFGFDGSSIRGWQPIHASDMLVIPDASTVMIDPFLTYVPTMSMICNIFDPITKEPYSRDPRHVAQKAEVYLKSTGIGDTAFFGPEAEFFIFDGIRFDQNAHSGYYYIDSVEGCWNTGSEEGPNLGYKAKHGGGYFPAPPNDSQTDIRMEMVQILQDTYGIEIEAEHHEVATAGQAEIDMKYAPLVQCADNLMRFKYVVKNVARKHGKTATFMPKPIFGDNGSGMHTHQSIWKDGKPLFAGDKYGGISEMAMHYMGGLLKHAPALCALTNPTTNSYKRLVPGYEAPINLVYSSRNRSAAIRLPMYSASPKAKRVEYRTPDPTCNGYLAFAAQLMAGLDGIENRIDPGEPLDKNIYGLSPEEMANIPLAPGSLAEALDHLEKDHDFLLKGDVFTPDLIDMWISYKRENEVDAINMRPHPHEFALYFDS